A portion of the Parasteatoda tepidariorum isolate YZ-2023 chromosome 5, CAS_Ptep_4.0, whole genome shotgun sequence genome contains these proteins:
- the LOC107449337 gene encoding serine/threonine-protein kinase Pink1, mitochondrial isoform X2 produces the protein MISKNLITGSSWLPVRSALFSDSTSKCSCPIQYLFHDTLNATRQFFRGLFKNNSLSSGVYRKQHRLPVEYFKDNVQPSSATKFKFGSYKSGSIYRVTSRWCTNSLTNSWREDLFRKFYRGGRGPMLCFVGFALAKKPSLLTEEEELEGVSFLIRESFSSLPFHGQGLNIDKGKVLSNITLADLKIGELIAKGCNAAIYSACVSDQIKSSSELKELGKDVSYFNISSEKSNDMKKDNPELTECGKNIGPLLVSSNYVPRCQVQQGMKKDEDNLELTEYGKNIPPLPASSNYMPHFQVQQGIFDENIETKEMGKNPENSVQNQFFMPHFEGHQNQNDGVQKNVTSEIETFGKYNMAVKVMFNYSAESNAYAIWNAMYRETLPLFGEFSFGDAWETKVRKKKLKPHPNIVKMYSAFADQFPLLPGATKSFPQALPSRLLNDGCGRNMTLFLVMKRYHCCLKDYLRSQNIRPETSLLLFTQLLEALVHLFQNGITHRDLKSDNILLDLSLGIASPRLAIADFGCCLENLSLPYTSYDINKGGNISLMAPEVVKCEPGPFSVIDYSRADLWAAGTIAYEIFGGNNPFYSHSSVKNSTYKEEDLPPFPKNAPPAVKSLVVKMLSVNPSQRPSPNFAATVCQLLLHAPPSLLFGTFDGAAYKRALKWMFQLSAKTYLEASVLQPEDMSVKLELRSTLCSRIQYLEVIEALQFILKS, from the exons ATGATATCGAAGAACTTAATTACGGGATCTTCTTGGCTGCCTGTTCGGTCAGCATTATTCTCTGACAGTACCTCGAAATGTTCTTGCCCTATTCAATATTTGTTTCACGATACCCTTAATGCGACACGACAATTCTTTCGcggtttatttaaaaacaattccttGTCCTCTGGTGTTTACCGTAAACAGCATCGACTCCCcgtagaatattttaaagataatgtgCAACCATCATCTGCTACCAAGTTCAAATTTGGCTCTTACAAATCTGGCAGTATTTATCGAGTAACTTCAAGATGGTGTACCAACTCCTTGACGAATTCATGGAGAGAAGACTTATTTCGAAAGTTCTATCGAGGAGGAAGGGGGCCTATGCTCTGCTTCGTAGGATTTGCTTTGGCCAAGAAACCATCTCTATTAACTGAAGAGGAAGAGCTTGAAGGAGTGTCATTTTTAATCAGA GAGTCATTCTCCTCACTTCCATTTCACGGACAAGGATTAAATATTGACAAAGGTAAAGTGTTGTCCAATATTACTCTAGCTGACTTAAAAATTGGAGAATTGATTGCAAAAGGCTGCAATGCTGCAATTTATAGTGCTTGTGTCTCCGATCAGATTAAAA gtagTTCTGAGTTGAAGGAATTGGGAAAGGATGTctcatatttcaatatttcttctgaaaaatcCAATG acATGAAAAAAGATAATCCTGAATTGACAGAATGTGGAAAAAATATCGGTCCCTTACTTGTTTCATCCAATTATGTGCCTCGTTGTCAAGTGCAGCAAg gcATGAAAAAAGATGAAGATAATCTCGAGTTAAcagaatatggaaaaaatattcctCCTTTGCCTGCTTCATCCAATTATATGCCTCATTTTCAAGTGCAACAAG GTATATTTGATGAAAACATTGAAACGAAAGAAATGGGAAAGAATCCTGAAAATTCTGTTCAGAATCAGTTTTTCATGCCACATTTTGAAGGACACcaaa atcAAAATGATGGTGtccaaaaaaatgtaacttctGAAATTGAAACTTTTGGCAAGTACAATATGGCtgtaaaagttatgtttaattACAGTGCAGAATCCAATGCCTATGCTATTTGGAACGCTATGTATAGAGAAACTTTACCACTGTTTGGAGAATTTTCTTTTGGGGATGCATGGGAGACTAAAGTGAG aaaaaagaaactgaagcCTCATcctaatattgtaaaaatgtattctgCGTTTGCTGACCAATTCCCTTTACTCCCTGGAGCTACGAAAAGTTTTCCCCAAGCTTTGCCCTCACGTCTTTTGAATGATGGCTGCGGAAGAAATATGACGCTTTTCCTTGTaatgaaaag ATATCATTGTTGCTTGAAAGACTATCTCCGATCTCAAAACATCAGGCCAGAGACATCTCTCCTATTGTTTACTCAGTTATTAGAAGCTCTAGTTCACCTGTTTCAAAATGGTATCACCCATAGGGATTTGAAATCTGATAATATCTTGCTTGATCTCTCTTTAG gaaTTGCATCCCCCAGGTTGGCAATTGCAGATTTCGGTTGTTGCTTGGAAAATCTCTCTTTGCCTTATACATCCTATGACATCAACAAGGGTGGGAATATATCCCTAATGGCTCCTGAA GTTGTAAAATGCGAACCTGGACCATTTTCAGTTATCGATTACTCAAGAGCTGACTTGTGGGCTGCTGGAACTATAGCTTATGAAATTTTTGGTGGTAACAATCCATTCTATTCTCATTCAAGTGTGAAAAACAGTACTTATAAAGAAGAAGATTTGCCACCTTTTCCAAAAAATGCTCCTCCTGCTGTTAAAAGTTTAGTCGTGAAAATGCTTTCGGTCAATCCTTCTCAG AGACCAAGCCCAAATTTTGCTGCAACAGTTTGTCAGTTATTGCTCCATGCACCACCAAGTTTGCTGTTTGGTACATTTGATGGAGCAGCATACAAAAGAGCTCTGAAATGGATGTTTCAGCTGTCTGCTAAGACATACTTAGAAGCTTCCGTCTTACAGCCAGAAGATATGAGTGTGAAGTTAGAATTAAGAAGCACACTTTGTTCTCGCATTCAGTACTTAGAAGTTATTGAagctttacaatttattttgaagtcttAA
- the LOC107449337 gene encoding serine/threonine-protein kinase Pink1, mitochondrial isoform X1 gives MISKNLITGSSWLPVRSALFSDSTSKCSCPIQYLFHDTLNATRQFFRGLFKNNSLSSGVYRKQHRLPVEYFKDNVQPSSATKFKFGSYKSGSIYRVTSRWCTNSLTNSWREDLFRKFYRGGRGPMLCFVGFALAKKPSLLTEEEELEGVSFLIRESFSSLPFHGQGLNIDKGKVLSNITLADLKIGELIAKGCNAAIYSACVSDQIKSSSELKELGKDVSYFNISSEKSNDMKKDNPELTECGKNIGPLLVSSNYVPRCQVQQGMKKDEDNLELTEYGKNIPPLPASSNYMPHFQVQQGIFDENIEMKEMGKNPENSVQNQFFMPHFEGHQNQNDGVQKNVTSEIETFGKYNMAVKVMFNYSAESNAYAIWNAMYRETLPLFGEFSFGDAWETKVRKKKLKPHPNIVKMYSAFADQFPLLPGATKSFPQALPSRLLNDGCGRNMTLFLVMKRYHCCLKDYLRSQNIRPETSLLLFTQLLEALVHLFQNGITHRDLKSDNILLDLSLGIASPRLAIADFGCCLENLSLPYTSYDINKGGNISLMAPEVVKCEPGPFSVIDYSRADLWAAGTIAYEIFGGNNPFYSHSSVKNSTYKEEDLPPFPKNAPPAVKSLVVKMLSVNPSQRPSPNFAATVCQLLLHAPPSLLFGTFDGAAYKRALKWMFQLSAKTYLEASVLQPEDMSVKLELRSTLCSRIQYLEVIEALQFILKS, from the exons ATGATATCGAAGAACTTAATTACGGGATCTTCTTGGCTGCCTGTTCGGTCAGCATTATTCTCTGACAGTACCTCGAAATGTTCTTGCCCTATTCAATATTTGTTTCACGATACCCTTAATGCGACACGACAATTCTTTCGcggtttatttaaaaacaattccttGTCCTCTGGTGTTTACCGTAAACAGCATCGACTCCCcgtagaatattttaaagataatgtgCAACCATCATCTGCTACCAAGTTCAAATTTGGCTCTTACAAATCTGGCAGTATTTATCGAGTAACTTCAAGATGGTGTACCAACTCCTTGACGAATTCATGGAGAGAAGACTTATTTCGAAAGTTCTATCGAGGAGGAAGGGGGCCTATGCTCTGCTTCGTAGGATTTGCTTTGGCCAAGAAACCATCTCTATTAACTGAAGAGGAAGAGCTTGAAGGAGTGTCATTTTTAATCAGA GAGTCATTCTCCTCACTTCCATTTCACGGACAAGGATTAAATATTGACAAAGGTAAAGTGTTGTCCAATATTACTCTAGCTGACTTAAAAATTGGAGAATTGATTGCAAAAGGCTGCAATGCTGCAATTTATAGTGCTTGTGTCTCCGATCAGATTAAAA gtagTTCTGAGTTGAAGGAATTGGGAAAGGATGTctcatatttcaatatttcttctgaaaaatcCAATG acATGAAAAAAGATAATCCTGAATTGACAGAATGTGGAAAAAATATCGGTCCCTTACTTGTTTCATCCAATTATGTGCCTCGTTGTCAAGTGCAGCAAg gcATGAAAAAAGATGAAGATAATCTCGAGTTAAcagaatatggaaaaaatattcctCCTTTGCCTGCTTCATCCAATTATATGCCTCATTTTCAAGTGCAACAAG gtatatttgatgaaaacattgaaatgaaagaaatgggaaaaaatcctgaaaattctGTTCAGAATCAGTTTTTCATGCCCCATTTTGAAGGACACCAAA atcAAAATGATGGTGtccaaaaaaatgtaacttctGAAATTGAAACTTTTGGCAAGTACAATATGGCtgtaaaagttatgtttaattACAGTGCAGAATCCAATGCCTATGCTATTTGGAACGCTATGTATAGAGAAACTTTACCACTGTTTGGAGAATTTTCTTTTGGGGATGCATGGGAGACTAAAGTGAG aaaaaagaaactgaagcCTCATcctaatattgtaaaaatgtattctgCGTTTGCTGACCAATTCCCTTTACTCCCTGGAGCTACGAAAAGTTTTCCCCAAGCTTTGCCCTCACGTCTTTTGAATGATGGCTGCGGAAGAAATATGACGCTTTTCCTTGTaatgaaaag ATATCATTGTTGCTTGAAAGACTATCTCCGATCTCAAAACATCAGGCCAGAGACATCTCTCCTATTGTTTACTCAGTTATTAGAAGCTCTAGTTCACCTGTTTCAAAATGGTATCACCCATAGGGATTTGAAATCTGATAATATCTTGCTTGATCTCTCTTTAG gaaTTGCATCCCCCAGGTTGGCAATTGCAGATTTCGGTTGTTGCTTGGAAAATCTCTCTTTGCCTTATACATCCTATGACATCAACAAGGGTGGGAATATATCCCTAATGGCTCCTGAA GTTGTAAAATGCGAACCTGGACCATTTTCAGTTATCGATTACTCAAGAGCTGACTTGTGGGCTGCTGGAACTATAGCTTATGAAATTTTTGGTGGTAACAATCCATTCTATTCTCATTCAAGTGTGAAAAACAGTACTTATAAAGAAGAAGATTTGCCACCTTTTCCAAAAAATGCTCCTCCTGCTGTTAAAAGTTTAGTCGTGAAAATGCTTTCGGTCAATCCTTCTCAG AGACCAAGCCCAAATTTTGCTGCAACAGTTTGTCAGTTATTGCTCCATGCACCACCAAGTTTGCTGTTTGGTACATTTGATGGAGCAGCATACAAAAGAGCTCTGAAATGGATGTTTCAGCTGTCTGCTAAGACATACTTAGAAGCTTCCGTCTTACAGCCAGAAGATATGAGTGTGAAGTTAGAATTAAGAAGCACACTTTGTTCTCGCATTCAGTACTTAGAAGTTATTGAagctttacaatttattttgaagtcttAA
- the LOC107449337 gene encoding serine/threonine-protein kinase Pink1, mitochondrial isoform X4 codes for MISKNLITGSSWLPVRSALFSDSTSKCSCPIQYLFHDTLNATRQFFRGLFKNNSLSSGVYRKQHRLPVEYFKDNVQPSSATKFKFGSYKSGSIYRVTSRWCTNSLTNSWREDLFRKFYRGGRGPMLCFVGFALAKKPSLLTEEEELEGVSFLIRESFSSLPFHGQGLNIDKGKVLSNITLADLKIGELIAKGCNAAIYSACVSDQIKSSSELKELGKDVSYFNISSEKSNDMKKDNPELTECGKNIGPLLVSSNYVPRCQVQQGIFDENIETKEMGKNPENSVQNQFFMPHFEGHQNQNDGVQKNVTSEIETFGKYNMAVKVMFNYSAESNAYAIWNAMYRETLPLFGEFSFGDAWETKVRKKKLKPHPNIVKMYSAFADQFPLLPGATKSFPQALPSRLLNDGCGRNMTLFLVMKRYHCCLKDYLRSQNIRPETSLLLFTQLLEALVHLFQNGITHRDLKSDNILLDLSLGIASPRLAIADFGCCLENLSLPYTSYDINKGGNISLMAPEVVKCEPGPFSVIDYSRADLWAAGTIAYEIFGGNNPFYSHSSVKNSTYKEEDLPPFPKNAPPAVKSLVVKMLSVNPSQRPSPNFAATVCQLLLHAPPSLLFGTFDGAAYKRALKWMFQLSAKTYLEASVLQPEDMSVKLELRSTLCSRIQYLEVIEALQFILKS; via the exons ATGATATCGAAGAACTTAATTACGGGATCTTCTTGGCTGCCTGTTCGGTCAGCATTATTCTCTGACAGTACCTCGAAATGTTCTTGCCCTATTCAATATTTGTTTCACGATACCCTTAATGCGACACGACAATTCTTTCGcggtttatttaaaaacaattccttGTCCTCTGGTGTTTACCGTAAACAGCATCGACTCCCcgtagaatattttaaagataatgtgCAACCATCATCTGCTACCAAGTTCAAATTTGGCTCTTACAAATCTGGCAGTATTTATCGAGTAACTTCAAGATGGTGTACCAACTCCTTGACGAATTCATGGAGAGAAGACTTATTTCGAAAGTTCTATCGAGGAGGAAGGGGGCCTATGCTCTGCTTCGTAGGATTTGCTTTGGCCAAGAAACCATCTCTATTAACTGAAGAGGAAGAGCTTGAAGGAGTGTCATTTTTAATCAGA GAGTCATTCTCCTCACTTCCATTTCACGGACAAGGATTAAATATTGACAAAGGTAAAGTGTTGTCCAATATTACTCTAGCTGACTTAAAAATTGGAGAATTGATTGCAAAAGGCTGCAATGCTGCAATTTATAGTGCTTGTGTCTCCGATCAGATTAAAA gtagTTCTGAGTTGAAGGAATTGGGAAAGGATGTctcatatttcaatatttcttctgaaaaatcCAATG acATGAAAAAAGATAATCCTGAATTGACAGAATGTGGAAAAAATATCGGTCCCTTACTTGTTTCATCCAATTATGTGCCTCGTTGTCAAGTGCAGCAAg GTATATTTGATGAAAACATTGAAACGAAAGAAATGGGAAAGAATCCTGAAAATTCTGTTCAGAATCAGTTTTTCATGCCACATTTTGAAGGACACcaaa atcAAAATGATGGTGtccaaaaaaatgtaacttctGAAATTGAAACTTTTGGCAAGTACAATATGGCtgtaaaagttatgtttaattACAGTGCAGAATCCAATGCCTATGCTATTTGGAACGCTATGTATAGAGAAACTTTACCACTGTTTGGAGAATTTTCTTTTGGGGATGCATGGGAGACTAAAGTGAG aaaaaagaaactgaagcCTCATcctaatattgtaaaaatgtattctgCGTTTGCTGACCAATTCCCTTTACTCCCTGGAGCTACGAAAAGTTTTCCCCAAGCTTTGCCCTCACGTCTTTTGAATGATGGCTGCGGAAGAAATATGACGCTTTTCCTTGTaatgaaaag ATATCATTGTTGCTTGAAAGACTATCTCCGATCTCAAAACATCAGGCCAGAGACATCTCTCCTATTGTTTACTCAGTTATTAGAAGCTCTAGTTCACCTGTTTCAAAATGGTATCACCCATAGGGATTTGAAATCTGATAATATCTTGCTTGATCTCTCTTTAG gaaTTGCATCCCCCAGGTTGGCAATTGCAGATTTCGGTTGTTGCTTGGAAAATCTCTCTTTGCCTTATACATCCTATGACATCAACAAGGGTGGGAATATATCCCTAATGGCTCCTGAA GTTGTAAAATGCGAACCTGGACCATTTTCAGTTATCGATTACTCAAGAGCTGACTTGTGGGCTGCTGGAACTATAGCTTATGAAATTTTTGGTGGTAACAATCCATTCTATTCTCATTCAAGTGTGAAAAACAGTACTTATAAAGAAGAAGATTTGCCACCTTTTCCAAAAAATGCTCCTCCTGCTGTTAAAAGTTTAGTCGTGAAAATGCTTTCGGTCAATCCTTCTCAG AGACCAAGCCCAAATTTTGCTGCAACAGTTTGTCAGTTATTGCTCCATGCACCACCAAGTTTGCTGTTTGGTACATTTGATGGAGCAGCATACAAAAGAGCTCTGAAATGGATGTTTCAGCTGTCTGCTAAGACATACTTAGAAGCTTCCGTCTTACAGCCAGAAGATATGAGTGTGAAGTTAGAATTAAGAAGCACACTTTGTTCTCGCATTCAGTACTTAGAAGTTATTGAagctttacaatttattttgaagtcttAA
- the LOC107449337 gene encoding serine/threonine-protein kinase Pink1, mitochondrial isoform X3: MISKNLITGSSWLPVRSALFSDSTSKCSCPIQYLFHDTLNATRQFFRGLFKNNSLSSGVYRKQHRLPVEYFKDNVQPSSATKFKFGSYKSGSIYRVTSRWCTNSLTNSWREDLFRKFYRGGRGPMLCFVGFALAKKPSLLTEEEELEGVSFLIRESFSSLPFHGQGLNIDKGKVLSNITLADLKIGELIAKGCNAAIYSACVSDQIKSSSELKELGKDVSYFNISSEKSNDMKKDNPELTECGKNIGPLLVSSNYVPRCQVQQGIFDENIEMKEMGKNPENSVQNQFFMPHFEGHQNQNDGVQKNVTSEIETFGKYNMAVKVMFNYSAESNAYAIWNAMYRETLPLFGEFSFGDAWETKVRKKKLKPHPNIVKMYSAFADQFPLLPGATKSFPQALPSRLLNDGCGRNMTLFLVMKRYHCCLKDYLRSQNIRPETSLLLFTQLLEALVHLFQNGITHRDLKSDNILLDLSLGIASPRLAIADFGCCLENLSLPYTSYDINKGGNISLMAPEVVKCEPGPFSVIDYSRADLWAAGTIAYEIFGGNNPFYSHSSVKNSTYKEEDLPPFPKNAPPAVKSLVVKMLSVNPSQRPSPNFAATVCQLLLHAPPSLLFGTFDGAAYKRALKWMFQLSAKTYLEASVLQPEDMSVKLELRSTLCSRIQYLEVIEALQFILKS, from the exons ATGATATCGAAGAACTTAATTACGGGATCTTCTTGGCTGCCTGTTCGGTCAGCATTATTCTCTGACAGTACCTCGAAATGTTCTTGCCCTATTCAATATTTGTTTCACGATACCCTTAATGCGACACGACAATTCTTTCGcggtttatttaaaaacaattccttGTCCTCTGGTGTTTACCGTAAACAGCATCGACTCCCcgtagaatattttaaagataatgtgCAACCATCATCTGCTACCAAGTTCAAATTTGGCTCTTACAAATCTGGCAGTATTTATCGAGTAACTTCAAGATGGTGTACCAACTCCTTGACGAATTCATGGAGAGAAGACTTATTTCGAAAGTTCTATCGAGGAGGAAGGGGGCCTATGCTCTGCTTCGTAGGATTTGCTTTGGCCAAGAAACCATCTCTATTAACTGAAGAGGAAGAGCTTGAAGGAGTGTCATTTTTAATCAGA GAGTCATTCTCCTCACTTCCATTTCACGGACAAGGATTAAATATTGACAAAGGTAAAGTGTTGTCCAATATTACTCTAGCTGACTTAAAAATTGGAGAATTGATTGCAAAAGGCTGCAATGCTGCAATTTATAGTGCTTGTGTCTCCGATCAGATTAAAA gtagTTCTGAGTTGAAGGAATTGGGAAAGGATGTctcatatttcaatatttcttctgaaaaatcCAATG acATGAAAAAAGATAATCCTGAATTGACAGAATGTGGAAAAAATATCGGTCCCTTACTTGTTTCATCCAATTATGTGCCTCGTTGTCAAGTGCAGCAAg gtatatttgatgaaaacattgaaatgaaagaaatgggaaaaaatcctgaaaattctGTTCAGAATCAGTTTTTCATGCCCCATTTTGAAGGACACCAAA atcAAAATGATGGTGtccaaaaaaatgtaacttctGAAATTGAAACTTTTGGCAAGTACAATATGGCtgtaaaagttatgtttaattACAGTGCAGAATCCAATGCCTATGCTATTTGGAACGCTATGTATAGAGAAACTTTACCACTGTTTGGAGAATTTTCTTTTGGGGATGCATGGGAGACTAAAGTGAG aaaaaagaaactgaagcCTCATcctaatattgtaaaaatgtattctgCGTTTGCTGACCAATTCCCTTTACTCCCTGGAGCTACGAAAAGTTTTCCCCAAGCTTTGCCCTCACGTCTTTTGAATGATGGCTGCGGAAGAAATATGACGCTTTTCCTTGTaatgaaaag ATATCATTGTTGCTTGAAAGACTATCTCCGATCTCAAAACATCAGGCCAGAGACATCTCTCCTATTGTTTACTCAGTTATTAGAAGCTCTAGTTCACCTGTTTCAAAATGGTATCACCCATAGGGATTTGAAATCTGATAATATCTTGCTTGATCTCTCTTTAG gaaTTGCATCCCCCAGGTTGGCAATTGCAGATTTCGGTTGTTGCTTGGAAAATCTCTCTTTGCCTTATACATCCTATGACATCAACAAGGGTGGGAATATATCCCTAATGGCTCCTGAA GTTGTAAAATGCGAACCTGGACCATTTTCAGTTATCGATTACTCAAGAGCTGACTTGTGGGCTGCTGGAACTATAGCTTATGAAATTTTTGGTGGTAACAATCCATTCTATTCTCATTCAAGTGTGAAAAACAGTACTTATAAAGAAGAAGATTTGCCACCTTTTCCAAAAAATGCTCCTCCTGCTGTTAAAAGTTTAGTCGTGAAAATGCTTTCGGTCAATCCTTCTCAG AGACCAAGCCCAAATTTTGCTGCAACAGTTTGTCAGTTATTGCTCCATGCACCACCAAGTTTGCTGTTTGGTACATTTGATGGAGCAGCATACAAAAGAGCTCTGAAATGGATGTTTCAGCTGTCTGCTAAGACATACTTAGAAGCTTCCGTCTTACAGCCAGAAGATATGAGTGTGAAGTTAGAATTAAGAAGCACACTTTGTTCTCGCATTCAGTACTTAGAAGTTATTGAagctttacaatttattttgaagtcttAA